The Salvia miltiorrhiza cultivar Shanhuang (shh) chromosome 1, IMPLAD_Smil_shh, whole genome shotgun sequence genome has a window encoding:
- the LOC131007085 gene encoding DDT domain-containing protein PTM-like isoform X4 produces MDYVGRRVKKEFKGHGTFFGLVKAYDAATGFFKIVYDDGDSEELELTEVSLLSMSAEPPPPQPSGSSAGRLGRKPKKRRRIGVTGKDDDNSTDGAISYSLVDRDGDSGAFDLNLTERLDLNDDAVNCLRDDGDGGNVHGDGTKLHGLDLNEGVNLELDEGLHLNKESIKDDSLERNKMIDLNLDVNEGFEKLSDEREGRCFDLNLQLMEDEVRILEGCDARLGVGENGCSRENMQMKEELVEDDAVGVLENADGDKVDPVVHIDKKEDSQLKNCADVVDNGVVNIENVAPLAAQVKRRGRKKKNASDNSIEVATQLDIETGNMNLELERRDETPSKNVSDLVDCDNGVSETVLRGRRGRKKRELPNNEVTLTTPETGLRRSSRRAKRAALSDVDQVFNETELVGINQQFSSPAISNVSQERVTVTARASFSDHVALPPKVKLPPPSCDMDLIGVSLFHLVSVYTFLRSFSTLLFLSPFKLDDFVASVKSSDSSLLFDFIHVSLLKTLRKHLETLAAEGVVSASDCLRSLNWDFLDLITWPMYVVEYLLLHSPGCIPGLDLCQLKFFQNDYYKMPISAKVEILQHLCDDVIETEAFKLELNRRILATDRQTDLDRNMKLESSRKRKSIVDVASTSCITGDDAEEPADWNSDECCLCKMDGNLICCDGCPAAFHSRCVGVVSSMLPEGDWYCPECVIERDKPWMKVSKSTRGAELLGIDPYGRLYYSSCGYLLVLESCNDEYMFGAYDRNDLTALIEALESSPFIYDKLINAICKNWNVSRGSCGTKNDLDTRSCSIQSAFPENGQIPDMLLVPSEAIIRKDTCSKKRSDEKSMVTIYSSNEELLNAERVTALLETGNNGSKMENHLASSEGSAEVSQTSMKTDNPKESVLECTKRCFDTSDCCDIPEKLEKEKNIRSKSSSHKPYSINSKVEVHYGTNYMNCYEFARTASAFYEEYSRKSSDKTSGDAPRSIEEVLAGQLKIVSNRSVEFSWSNIQNSNMTSRKERCGWCLYCRVTEEERECLFSMNDSIPAVEKFSSEALGIQSQKNVKNHLIDVMCHIICMEDHLQGLLLGPWLNPDYSMLWHASVCGATDIALLKKLLLKLESNLHHLALSADWRKHVDSVATVGSATHIISSSARASSKHGISRKRAKSSDVSGPSSNAATGLSLFWWRGGRGSRTLFNWKVLPHSLASKAARQGGRRKIPGILYPDSGEYAKRTKYDSWRAAVETSRSVEQLALQVRELDANIRWDDIGNNKLLLKIEMDSKKPVRSFKKVIVRRKCSEGAAVRYLLDFGKRRFIPDVVVKHGSKPEDSSNEKKRYWLEESHVPLHLVKAFEEKRIARKSNTMKSGKFSESSGVMKKPLKEKGFSYLFSRAERLDYYQCVHCKKDVLIREAVSCQHCKGFFHKRHVRKSAGYITTQCKYTCHKCQDLKFVKTDARKGKSESTKLKNASKSVKLIRSGRGRKKGKAKLLVNSKSKKGVPFVVPLRRSARNAERIAKLPVQNSKVKKRKRGRKPKSDKYKSKKPKNNSCKKQRTPVTSSYWLNGLRLSRKPGDERHLRNRKLLVLSGEVDCILNKTKCSLCREVEHNSKLNYVGCEICGDWFHGDALDLGADKIENVIGFRCHMCLNKTPPVCPRHSPAESSKTELFSENNAKTECTGEGPYCLANPEDGLDYQKSHLDDKSIDTLSTVNMEKQLQGSVPESHLKDLEMAEKIFLGNDPIELGGAKKNVLNTLETVSIFPNSDMVKEAERQTTTRDLVENVVRPLYK; encoded by the exons ATGGACTATGTGGGCAGACGGGTGAAGAAGGAGTTCAAAGGGCACGGGACGTTCTTCGGTTTGGTAAAGGCATACGACGCGGCGACTGGGTTTTTCAAGATCGTATACGACGACGGAGATTCCGAGGAATTGGAGTTGACGGAAGTCTCTTTACTCTCGATGTCCGCCGAGCCTCCGCCGCCGCAGCCGTCGGGATCGTCTGCTGGGAGGCTGGGGCGCAAGCCGAAGAAGCGACGGCGCATTGGTGTAACAGGTAAAGATGATGATAATTCAACAGATGGGGCAATTTCTTACAGTTTAGTAGATAGAGATGGGGACTCTGGGGCATTTGACTTGAATTTGACTGAAAGACTAGATTTGAATGATGATGCCGTTAATTGTTTGCGTGATGATGGTGATGGGGGTAATGTGCATGGTGATGGGACTAAACTGCATGGCTTAGATTTGAATGAGGGGGTGAATTTAGAGCTGGACGAGGGGTTACACCTGAATAAGGAGAGTATTAAAGATGACTCcctggaaagaaataaaatgatTGATTTGAATTTGGATGTAAATGAGGGTTTTGAGAAATTGAGTGATGAGAGAGAAGGGCGATGCTTTGACCTGAATTTACAACTAATGGAGGATGAGGTGAGAATTTTGGAAGGTTGTGATGCACGACTGGGAGTGGGTGAAAATGGTTGTTCTAGAGAAAATATGCAGATGAAGGAAGAGTTGGTGGAGGATGATGCCGTGGGAGTTTTAGAGAATGCAGATGGAGATAAGGTGGATCCTGTAGttcacatagacaagaaagaaGATAGCCAATTGAAGAACTGTGCCGATGTGGTTGATAATGGTGTGGTTAATATTGAGAATGTGGCTCCATTAGCTGCGCAAGTCAAGAGAAGGggtagaaagaaaaaaaatgcatcAGATAACAGTATTGAAGTGGCCACACAATTGGATATTGAAACAGGGAATATGAACTTAGAGTTGGAAAGAAGAGATGAAACCCCATCGAAAAATGTCAGTGATTTAGTCGATTGTGATAATGGAGTCTCAGAAACAGTATTGAGAGGGAGAAGAGGTAGGAAGAAAAGAGAGTTACCGAATAATGAAGTTACCTTGACAACTCCTGAGACTGGATTGAGAAGGAGCAGTCGTAGAGCAAAAAGAGCTGCTTTATCTGATGTAGACCAAGTATTTAACGAAACAGAGTTGGTTGGCATCAATCAACAGTTCTCTTCTCCAGCCATAAGCAATGTGTCTCAAGAAAGGGTTACGGTGACAGCTCGAGCAAGTTTTTCCGATCATGTTGCTCTTCCACCCAAGGTGAAGTTGCCACCACCTTCTTGCGACATGGACTTAATTGGAGTTTCGCTGTTTCATTTGGTTTCTGTTTATACGTTTCTGAGGTCATTTAGTACTTTGTTATTTCTAAGCCCCTTCAAGCTGGATGATTTTGTAGCCTCTGTTAAATCTAGTGATTCATCATTATTGTTCGACTTCATTCATGTTTCTCTTCTAAAAACATTACGGAAACATTTGGAGACCCTGGCAGCTGAAGGCGTTGTCTCTGCATCTGATTGTTTGAG GTCGCTTAATTGGGATTTTCTTGACTTGATTACATGGCCAATGTATGTTGTTGAGTATCTGTTGTTGCACAGTCCTGGTTGTATTCCTGGTTTAGATCTTTGTCAACTAAAGTTTTTTCAGAATGACTATTACAAAATGCCGATCTCAGCAAAGGTTGAGATCCTGCAGCATCTCTGTGATGATGTAATTGAAACGGAGGCCTTTAAGTTGGAGCTGAACAGAAGGATTCTTGCAACAGATAGGCAAACAGATTTGGACCGAAATATGAAACTTGAGAGCAGCAGAAAAAGAAAGAGCATAGTTGATGTTGCTAGCACTTCCTGCATTACAGGAGATGATGCTGAGGAACCTGCAGATTGGAACAGTGATGAATGCTGTCTGTGTAAGATGGATGGGAACTTGATATGCTGTGATGGTTGCCCTGCAGCATTCCATTCAAGGTGTGTAGGGGTTGTCAGCAGCATGTTGCCTGAGGGTGATTGGTATTGCCCTGAATGTGTGATTGAAAGGGATAAGCCTTGGATGAAAGTGAGTAAGTCAACTCGAGGGGCAGAACTGTTGGGGATTGATCCCTATGGACGACTGTACTATAGCAGCTGTGGTTACCTATTGGT GTTAGAGTCATGCAATGATGAATACATGTTTGGTGCCTACGATAGAAATGACTTAACTGCACTGATTGAAGCCCTAGAGTCGTCGCCATTCATCTACGACAAATTGATTAATGCTATCTGTAAGAATTGGAATGTAAGTCGTGGAAGTTGTGGTACCAAAAATGATTTGGACACTCGATCTTGCTCTATACAGTCAGCTTTTCCTGAAAACGGGCAAATACCAGATATGCTTTTAGTACCTTCAGAAGCCATTATCAGGAAAGATACATGTTCTAAAAAAAGGTCAGATGAAAAGTCTATGGTGACTATTTATTCCAGTAATGAAGAACTTCTAAATGCTGAGCGTGTTACAGCATTGCTGGAGACTGGCAACAATGGATCGAAGATGGAAAATCATTTAGCAAGTTCTGAAGGATCAGCTGAAGTCTCTCAGACTTCAATGAAGACCGATAACCCAAAGGAAAGTGTGCTAGAGTGTACAAAAAGATGCTTTGATACTTCAGATTGTTGTGATATTCCAGAGAAACTTGAAAAAGAGAAGAATATTCGTTCTAAAAGTTCTAGCCATAAACCGTATTCCATAAACTCTAAAGTAGAAGTGCATTATGGGACAAATTATATGAACTGCTATGAGTTTGCTCGTACAGCTTCAGCTTTTTACGAAGAATATTCTCGTAAATCATCAGATAAGACCTCTGGTGATGCCCCAAGATCTATTGAAGAAGTTTTAGCTGGACAACTGAAGATTGTATCAAATAGATCTGTTGAATTTTCTTGGTCAAATATCCAAAATTCAAACATGACCTCAAGGAAAGAAAGGTGTGGATGGTGCCTCTATTGCAGGGTTACTGAAGAAGAAAGGGAGTGCTTATTTTCTATGAATGATAGTATTCCAGCAGTAGAGAAATTTTCGTCCGAAGCTTTAGGAATCCAGTCACAAAAAAATGTGAAGAACCATCTGATTGATGTCATGTGCCACATTATATGCATGGAAGATCATCTGCAGGGACTTCTGTTGGGCCCATGGTTAAATCCAGACTATTCCATGCTTTGGCATGCCAGTGTTTGTGGAGCAACTGATATTGCTTTGTTGAAAAAGTTGCTGCTCAAG CTAGAGTCAAATTTGCATCATCTAGCACTATCTGCTGACTGGAGAAAGCATGTCGATTCTGTTGCTACGGTTGGCTCTGCTACTCATATTATCAGCAGTTCTGCACGAGCATCATCAAAACACGGAATTAGCAGGAAAAGAGCCAAGTCTTCTGATGTGAGCGGACCATCTTCAAATGCTGCAACTGGTCTTAGTTTATTCTGGTGGAGGGGTGGAAGGGGCTCACGCACACTCTTCAATTGGAAGGTTTTGCCTCACTCTTTGGCTTCCAAAGCTGCCCGACAAG GTGGACGCAGGAAGATACCTGGCATACTGTATCCTGACAGTGGAGAGTATGCTAAGAGAACTAAATACGATTCCTGGAGAGCTGCTGTTGAGACCTCAAGAAGTGTGGAACAGCTTGCTCTGCAG GTTAGGGAGCTGGATGCTAATATTCGATGGGATGATATTGGAAATAACAAGCTTCTCTTGAAAATAGAGATGGACTCAAAAAAACCTGTCAGGTCATTTAAGAAGGTTATAGTTCGTAGGAAGTGTTCTGAGGGAGCTGCGGTCAGGTACCTTCTGGATTTTGGCAAAAGAAGGTTCATTCCTGATGTTGTTGTCAAACATGGATCCAAGCCTGAAGATTCCTCGAATGAGAAGAAAAGATATTGGCTTGAAGAGTCTCATGTTCCATTGCACCTCGTGAAAGCTTTCGAGGAGAAAAGAATTGCTCGCAAGTCCAATACCATGAAGTCTGGAAAATTTAGTGAGAGCAGTGGAGTAATGAAGAAGCCCTTAAAGGAAAAAGGATTTTCTTATCTTTTCTCAAGAGCAGAAAGATTGGACTATTATCAGTGTGTGCATTGTAAAAAAGATGTGCTGATCAG GGAAGCAGTGAGCTGCCAGCATTGCAAAG GCTTTTTCCATAAACGACATGTTCGGAAATCTGCTGGATATATCACTACTCAGTGTAAATATACTTGCCATAAATGTCAGGATCTGAAGTTTGTGAAAACTGATGCAAGGAAGGGGAAATCTGAGTCCACAAAACTTAAGAATGCATCAAAAAGTGTAAAACTGATACGCTCAGGGAGAGGGAGAAAAAAGGGGAAAGCTAAGCTACTAGTGAATTCTAAAAGCAAAAAAGGTGTTCCTTTTGTTGTTCCTTTGCGTCGTTCGGCTAGGAATGCTGAACGTATTGCAAAACTTCCAGTGCAGAACAGTAaggtaaaaaaaagaaaaaggggaagaaaGCCTAAATCGGACAAGTACAAGTCTAAGAAGCCCAAGAACAATAGTTGCAAGAAACAGAGGACGCCTGTTACGAGCAGTTATTGGTTGAACGGTCTACGACTCTCAAGAAAGCCTGGTGATGAAAGGCATCTCAGGAATAGGAAGCTTCTTGTCCTTTCAGGTGAGGTAGATTGCATCCTCAATAAGACTAAATGCAGCCTGTGCCGCGAAGTGGAACATAATTCTAAACTGAATTATGTGGGTTGTGAAATTTGTGGAG ATTGGTTTCATGGAGATGCTCTGGATCTTGGAGCTGATAAAATTGAAAACGTTATTGGCTTTAGATGCCACATGTGTCTCAATAAGACGCCTCCTGTCTGCCCTCGTCATAGTCCAGCTGAAAGCAGCAAGACAGAACTGTTTTCAGAAAATAATGCCAAAACTGAATGCACCGGGGAAGGTCCTTATTGTTTGGCCAACCCTGAGGATGGATTAGACTATCAAAAGTCTCATTTAGATGATAAATCCATTGATACACTTTCAACTGTTAATATGGAGAAGCAGTTGCAAGGATCCGTGCCTGAGTCACACCTGAAAGACTTAGAGATGGCCGAGAAGATTTTTTTAGGGAATGATCCTATTGAACTTGGCGGAGCGAAAAAAAATGTGTTGAATACTCTTGAAACTGTATCTATCTTTCCTAACTCTGACATGGTCAAGGAAGCTGAACGTCAAACTACAACGCGTGACCTTGTGGAGAATG TTGTCAGGCCATTATACAAATAA
- the LOC131007085 gene encoding DDT domain-containing protein PTM-like isoform X2, with translation MDYVGRRVKKEFKGHGTFFGLVKAYDAATGFFKIVYDDGDSEELELTEVSLLSMSAEPPPPQPSGSSAGRLGRKPKKRRRIGVTGKDDDNSTDGAISYSLVDRDGDSGAFDLNLTERLDLNDDAVNCLRDDGDGGNVHGDGTKLHGLDLNEGVNLELDEGLHLNKESIKDDSLERNKMIDLNLDVNEGFEKLSDEREGRCFDLNLQLMEDEVRILEGCDARLGVGENGCSRENMQMKEELVEDDAVGVLENADGDKVDPVVHIDKKEDSQLKNCADVVDNGVVNIENVAPLAAQVKRRGRKKKNASDNSIEVATQLDIETGNMNLELERRDETPSKNVSDLVDCDNGVSETVLRGRRGRKKRELPNNEVTLTTPETGLRRSSRRAKRAALSDVDQVFNETELVGINQQFSSPAISNVSQERVTVTARASFSDHVALPPKVKLPPPSCDMDLIGVSLFHLVSVYTFLRSFSTLLFLSPFKLDDFVASVKSSDSSLLFDFIHVSLLKTLRKHLETLAAEGVVSASDCLRSLNWDFLDLITWPMYVVEYLLLHSPGCIPGLDLCQLKFFQNDYYKMPISAKVEILQHLCDDVIETEAFKLELNRRILATDRQTDLDRNMKLESSRKRKSIVDVASTSCITGDDAEEPADWNSDECCLCKMDGNLICCDGCPAAFHSRCVGVVSSMLPEGDWYCPECVIERDKPWMKVSKSTRGAELLGIDPYGRLYYSSCGYLLVLESCNDEYMFGAYDRNDLTALIEALESSPFIYDKLINAICKNWNVSRGSCGTKNDLDTRSCSIQSAFPENGQIPDMLLVPSEAIIRKDTCSKKRSDEKSMVTIYSSNEELLNAERVTALLETGNNGSKMENHLASSEGSAEVSQTSMKTDNPKESVLECTKRCFDTSDCCDIPEKLEKEKNIRSKSSSHKPYSINSKVEVHYGTNYMNCYEFARTASAFYEEYSRKSSDKTSGDAPRSIEEVLAGQLKIVSNRSVEFSWSNIQNSNMTSRKERCGWCLYCRVTEEERECLFSMNDSIPAVEKFSSEALGIQSQKNVKNHLIDVMCHIICMEDHLQGLLLGPWLNPDYSMLWHASVCGATDIALLKKLLLKLESNLHHLALSADWRKHVDSVATVGSATHIISSSARASSKHGISRKRAKSSDVSGPSSNAATGLSLFWWRGGRGSRTLFNWKVLPHSLASKAARQGGRRKIPGILYPDSGEYAKRTKYDSWRAAVETSRSVEQLALQVRELDANIRWDDIGNNKLLLKIEMDSKKPVRSFKKVIVRRKCSEGAAVRYLLDFGKRRFIPDVVVKHGSKPEDSSNEKKRYWLEESHVPLHLVKAFEEKRIARKSNTMKSGKFSESSGVMKKPLKEKGFSYLFSRAERLDYYQCVHCKKDVLIREAVSCQHCKGFFHKRHVRKSAGYITTQCKYTCHKCQDLKFVKTDARKGKSESTKLKNASKSVKLIRSGRGRKKGKAKLLVNSKSKKGVPFVVPLRRSARNAERIAKLPVQNSKVKKRKRGRKPKSDKYKSKKPKNNSCKKQRTPVTSSYWLNGLRLSRKPGDERHLRNRKLLVLSGEVDCILNKTKCSLCREVEHNSKLNYVGCEICGDWFHGDALDLGADKIENVIGFRCHMCLNKTPPVCPRHSPAESSKTELFSENNAKTECTGEGPYCLANPEDGLDYQKSHLDDKSIDTLSTVNMEKQLQGSVPESHLKDLEMAEKIFLGNDPIELGGAKKNVLNTLETVSIFPNSDMVKEAERQTTTRDLVENGMTNNDHSDICSR, from the exons ATGGACTATGTGGGCAGACGGGTGAAGAAGGAGTTCAAAGGGCACGGGACGTTCTTCGGTTTGGTAAAGGCATACGACGCGGCGACTGGGTTTTTCAAGATCGTATACGACGACGGAGATTCCGAGGAATTGGAGTTGACGGAAGTCTCTTTACTCTCGATGTCCGCCGAGCCTCCGCCGCCGCAGCCGTCGGGATCGTCTGCTGGGAGGCTGGGGCGCAAGCCGAAGAAGCGACGGCGCATTGGTGTAACAGGTAAAGATGATGATAATTCAACAGATGGGGCAATTTCTTACAGTTTAGTAGATAGAGATGGGGACTCTGGGGCATTTGACTTGAATTTGACTGAAAGACTAGATTTGAATGATGATGCCGTTAATTGTTTGCGTGATGATGGTGATGGGGGTAATGTGCATGGTGATGGGACTAAACTGCATGGCTTAGATTTGAATGAGGGGGTGAATTTAGAGCTGGACGAGGGGTTACACCTGAATAAGGAGAGTATTAAAGATGACTCcctggaaagaaataaaatgatTGATTTGAATTTGGATGTAAATGAGGGTTTTGAGAAATTGAGTGATGAGAGAGAAGGGCGATGCTTTGACCTGAATTTACAACTAATGGAGGATGAGGTGAGAATTTTGGAAGGTTGTGATGCACGACTGGGAGTGGGTGAAAATGGTTGTTCTAGAGAAAATATGCAGATGAAGGAAGAGTTGGTGGAGGATGATGCCGTGGGAGTTTTAGAGAATGCAGATGGAGATAAGGTGGATCCTGTAGttcacatagacaagaaagaaGATAGCCAATTGAAGAACTGTGCCGATGTGGTTGATAATGGTGTGGTTAATATTGAGAATGTGGCTCCATTAGCTGCGCAAGTCAAGAGAAGGggtagaaagaaaaaaaatgcatcAGATAACAGTATTGAAGTGGCCACACAATTGGATATTGAAACAGGGAATATGAACTTAGAGTTGGAAAGAAGAGATGAAACCCCATCGAAAAATGTCAGTGATTTAGTCGATTGTGATAATGGAGTCTCAGAAACAGTATTGAGAGGGAGAAGAGGTAGGAAGAAAAGAGAGTTACCGAATAATGAAGTTACCTTGACAACTCCTGAGACTGGATTGAGAAGGAGCAGTCGTAGAGCAAAAAGAGCTGCTTTATCTGATGTAGACCAAGTATTTAACGAAACAGAGTTGGTTGGCATCAATCAACAGTTCTCTTCTCCAGCCATAAGCAATGTGTCTCAAGAAAGGGTTACGGTGACAGCTCGAGCAAGTTTTTCCGATCATGTTGCTCTTCCACCCAAGGTGAAGTTGCCACCACCTTCTTGCGACATGGACTTAATTGGAGTTTCGCTGTTTCATTTGGTTTCTGTTTATACGTTTCTGAGGTCATTTAGTACTTTGTTATTTCTAAGCCCCTTCAAGCTGGATGATTTTGTAGCCTCTGTTAAATCTAGTGATTCATCATTATTGTTCGACTTCATTCATGTTTCTCTTCTAAAAACATTACGGAAACATTTGGAGACCCTGGCAGCTGAAGGCGTTGTCTCTGCATCTGATTGTTTGAG GTCGCTTAATTGGGATTTTCTTGACTTGATTACATGGCCAATGTATGTTGTTGAGTATCTGTTGTTGCACAGTCCTGGTTGTATTCCTGGTTTAGATCTTTGTCAACTAAAGTTTTTTCAGAATGACTATTACAAAATGCCGATCTCAGCAAAGGTTGAGATCCTGCAGCATCTCTGTGATGATGTAATTGAAACGGAGGCCTTTAAGTTGGAGCTGAACAGAAGGATTCTTGCAACAGATAGGCAAACAGATTTGGACCGAAATATGAAACTTGAGAGCAGCAGAAAAAGAAAGAGCATAGTTGATGTTGCTAGCACTTCCTGCATTACAGGAGATGATGCTGAGGAACCTGCAGATTGGAACAGTGATGAATGCTGTCTGTGTAAGATGGATGGGAACTTGATATGCTGTGATGGTTGCCCTGCAGCATTCCATTCAAGGTGTGTAGGGGTTGTCAGCAGCATGTTGCCTGAGGGTGATTGGTATTGCCCTGAATGTGTGATTGAAAGGGATAAGCCTTGGATGAAAGTGAGTAAGTCAACTCGAGGGGCAGAACTGTTGGGGATTGATCCCTATGGACGACTGTACTATAGCAGCTGTGGTTACCTATTGGT GTTAGAGTCATGCAATGATGAATACATGTTTGGTGCCTACGATAGAAATGACTTAACTGCACTGATTGAAGCCCTAGAGTCGTCGCCATTCATCTACGACAAATTGATTAATGCTATCTGTAAGAATTGGAATGTAAGTCGTGGAAGTTGTGGTACCAAAAATGATTTGGACACTCGATCTTGCTCTATACAGTCAGCTTTTCCTGAAAACGGGCAAATACCAGATATGCTTTTAGTACCTTCAGAAGCCATTATCAGGAAAGATACATGTTCTAAAAAAAGGTCAGATGAAAAGTCTATGGTGACTATTTATTCCAGTAATGAAGAACTTCTAAATGCTGAGCGTGTTACAGCATTGCTGGAGACTGGCAACAATGGATCGAAGATGGAAAATCATTTAGCAAGTTCTGAAGGATCAGCTGAAGTCTCTCAGACTTCAATGAAGACCGATAACCCAAAGGAAAGTGTGCTAGAGTGTACAAAAAGATGCTTTGATACTTCAGATTGTTGTGATATTCCAGAGAAACTTGAAAAAGAGAAGAATATTCGTTCTAAAAGTTCTAGCCATAAACCGTATTCCATAAACTCTAAAGTAGAAGTGCATTATGGGACAAATTATATGAACTGCTATGAGTTTGCTCGTACAGCTTCAGCTTTTTACGAAGAATATTCTCGTAAATCATCAGATAAGACCTCTGGTGATGCCCCAAGATCTATTGAAGAAGTTTTAGCTGGACAACTGAAGATTGTATCAAATAGATCTGTTGAATTTTCTTGGTCAAATATCCAAAATTCAAACATGACCTCAAGGAAAGAAAGGTGTGGATGGTGCCTCTATTGCAGGGTTACTGAAGAAGAAAGGGAGTGCTTATTTTCTATGAATGATAGTATTCCAGCAGTAGAGAAATTTTCGTCCGAAGCTTTAGGAATCCAGTCACAAAAAAATGTGAAGAACCATCTGATTGATGTCATGTGCCACATTATATGCATGGAAGATCATCTGCAGGGACTTCTGTTGGGCCCATGGTTAAATCCAGACTATTCCATGCTTTGGCATGCCAGTGTTTGTGGAGCAACTGATATTGCTTTGTTGAAAAAGTTGCTGCTCAAG CTAGAGTCAAATTTGCATCATCTAGCACTATCTGCTGACTGGAGAAAGCATGTCGATTCTGTTGCTACGGTTGGCTCTGCTACTCATATTATCAGCAGTTCTGCACGAGCATCATCAAAACACGGAATTAGCAGGAAAAGAGCCAAGTCTTCTGATGTGAGCGGACCATCTTCAAATGCTGCAACTGGTCTTAGTTTATTCTGGTGGAGGGGTGGAAGGGGCTCACGCACACTCTTCAATTGGAAGGTTTTGCCTCACTCTTTGGCTTCCAAAGCTGCCCGACAAG GTGGACGCAGGAAGATACCTGGCATACTGTATCCTGACAGTGGAGAGTATGCTAAGAGAACTAAATACGATTCCTGGAGAGCTGCTGTTGAGACCTCAAGAAGTGTGGAACAGCTTGCTCTGCAG GTTAGGGAGCTGGATGCTAATATTCGATGGGATGATATTGGAAATAACAAGCTTCTCTTGAAAATAGAGATGGACTCAAAAAAACCTGTCAGGTCATTTAAGAAGGTTATAGTTCGTAGGAAGTGTTCTGAGGGAGCTGCGGTCAGGTACCTTCTGGATTTTGGCAAAAGAAGGTTCATTCCTGATGTTGTTGTCAAACATGGATCCAAGCCTGAAGATTCCTCGAATGAGAAGAAAAGATATTGGCTTGAAGAGTCTCATGTTCCATTGCACCTCGTGAAAGCTTTCGAGGAGAAAAGAATTGCTCGCAAGTCCAATACCATGAAGTCTGGAAAATTTAGTGAGAGCAGTGGAGTAATGAAGAAGCCCTTAAAGGAAAAAGGATTTTCTTATCTTTTCTCAAGAGCAGAAAGATTGGACTATTATCAGTGTGTGCATTGTAAAAAAGATGTGCTGATCAG GGAAGCAGTGAGCTGCCAGCATTGCAAAG GCTTTTTCCATAAACGACATGTTCGGAAATCTGCTGGATATATCACTACTCAGTGTAAATATACTTGCCATAAATGTCAGGATCTGAAGTTTGTGAAAACTGATGCAAGGAAGGGGAAATCTGAGTCCACAAAACTTAAGAATGCATCAAAAAGTGTAAAACTGATACGCTCAGGGAGAGGGAGAAAAAAGGGGAAAGCTAAGCTACTAGTGAATTCTAAAAGCAAAAAAGGTGTTCCTTTTGTTGTTCCTTTGCGTCGTTCGGCTAGGAATGCTGAACGTATTGCAAAACTTCCAGTGCAGAACAGTAaggtaaaaaaaagaaaaaggggaagaaaGCCTAAATCGGACAAGTACAAGTCTAAGAAGCCCAAGAACAATAGTTGCAAGAAACAGAGGACGCCTGTTACGAGCAGTTATTGGTTGAACGGTCTACGACTCTCAAGAAAGCCTGGTGATGAAAGGCATCTCAGGAATAGGAAGCTTCTTGTCCTTTCAGGTGAGGTAGATTGCATCCTCAATAAGACTAAATGCAGCCTGTGCCGCGAAGTGGAACATAATTCTAAACTGAATTATGTGGGTTGTGAAATTTGTGGAG ATTGGTTTCATGGAGATGCTCTGGATCTTGGAGCTGATAAAATTGAAAACGTTATTGGCTTTAGATGCCACATGTGTCTCAATAAGACGCCTCCTGTCTGCCCTCGTCATAGTCCAGCTGAAAGCAGCAAGACAGAACTGTTTTCAGAAAATAATGCCAAAACTGAATGCACCGGGGAAGGTCCTTATTGTTTGGCCAACCCTGAGGATGGATTAGACTATCAAAAGTCTCATTTAGATGATAAATCCATTGATACACTTTCAACTGTTAATATGGAGAAGCAGTTGCAAGGATCCGTGCCTGAGTCACACCTGAAAGACTTAGAGATGGCCGAGAAGATTTTTTTAGGGAATGATCCTATTGAACTTGGCGGAGCGAAAAAAAATGTGTTGAATACTCTTGAAACTGTATCTATCTTTCCTAACTCTGACATGGTCAAGGAAGCTGAACGTCAAACTACAACGCGTGACCTTGTGGAGAATGGTATGACAAACAATGATCATTCTGATATCTGCAGCAGATAG